From Scylla paramamosain isolate STU-SP2022 chromosome 18, ASM3559412v1, whole genome shotgun sequence, one genomic window encodes:
- the LOC135109159 gene encoding protein fantom-like isoform X4 has translation MSTSDDCQVPVKDGQTALPAQTAPEEMYWLRHMSREELLEKLVSLRDDFYTVKKFSCRQEDKIKKLQTKLRKLISDKKKDDKGGTSFSLKEMEYQEVLETQQLTIRDLRLKTQHLEKKLKLANIQLNSAKKNKPLMFRHVGPKVDSGLKQPRAPPVAPRPTPSPPPLKASPSSNESSGFNASASIHQTEQLMPERIREILEEARERIVALESERDDLQEQLTERQQAAENAEYEAQQRIASLEDKVTNLKEELHHQGVREERSSVAAVRAERESHTLSARTVALQEQLVATEEKVAAEKLRKDALHLELERMTEKLLGVENQLRGVQEEQQKAAGKLLEVTEKNKVYEKENHQFKSENERLTTLNLNFEQKGLARENERLKAQIAHLESALQSDLSERGSFLEHMTRDKENLARAEEEVKELKEKLASLQEELEKTKVKLNVYDKSGLLKLPDKDPTLLPPKVAAPSPKEFERLREAHSELQLLYREKSRELKQLSATVASHSSTYQALQSQVTKVTQESDEKERQLNMTVKSLEETIRRRNDCCDKLEAQILTLTNRGITENLEELSPCLTQTVSLGKHDNVLEFHIDRVVFELPEFSHLKTFVSWTVPFSLEDPLQHTNVARGTEAHYNYSALYKFQINRRNLMSLKEDTVTVSVYILLDSGHPAKVGECHLTFQEVLDHPRNTLHGTQPVVLAHDDAEEAQHLTFLADIIPGQVIGSMSYWFRLQRPSEGAIAQYLRTSGMLLATKREKLLPKQESKTKKTSTTSVKLKSAADETDENSAAVQISKKKDLHEEILPESEQEHLPVSSGERSSPAKRVECSEKLHESTIEHIPSDSASHSENILHGHEYIPTDPVTQQLTRSRSASVSSTGTYNVGSPKKSKTYSNSNTDAPKNLKSMKTKRVDSGGSSEDSSTRTYNVEDPKTSKVSGNSNSSTPSKIHRQKSPERADSKSSSGSHSSGRSSKPEVSSSSSHKKSSPSRVSHSGKGVKSEVPEERPNTSQMAALPLQPSPQMSDTDTKAQQLPVSHQDTSSSDGSRQEESKHQLSSSESNNSSDSEGVVAVVSKMSKSKDKHSRIYVEVTSMTLWPDCGILQDPMVELIFVDYHGFLGLPPDQLETPVSLPKNAPDNTLNFNFGQGMLMLTFSI, from the exons ATGTCCACCAGTGATGACTGTCAGGTTCCTGTTAAAGATGGCCAGACGGCTCTCCCAGCacaaa CGGCCCCTGAAGAGATGTATTGGTTGCGTCACATGAGCCGAGAGGAACTCTTGGAGAAGCTGGTCAGCCTGCGTGATGATTTTTACACTGTGAAAAAATTCTCCTGTCGGcaagaagataagataaaaaa ATTACAAACTAAGTTGCGTAAGTTAATAtcagacaagaagaaagatgataagGGAGGCACCTCATTCAGCCTCAAGGAGATGGAGTACCAGGAGGTCCTAGAGACCCAGCAGCTCACCATCCGGGACCTGCGCCTCAAGACTCAACACTTAGAG AAAAAGTTAAAATTGGCTAACATTCAACTGAATTCAGCCAAAAAGAACAAGCCCTTAATGTTTCGTCACGTTGGACCCAAAGTTGACAGTGGACTCAAGCAACCTCGTGCACCACCAGTGGCGCCACGGCCTaccccatcaccccctcctCTTAAAGCCTCACCTTCCTCAAATGAGTCTTCAGGTTTCAATGCATCAGCCTCCATCCACCAGACAGAACAG TTGATGCCAGAAAGGATAAGAGAAATTCTTgaagaggcaagagagagaattgtggcTCTGGAATCTGAGAGAGATGACTTACAGGAGCAGTTGACAGAGAGACAGCAG GCTGCTGAAAATGCTGAATATGAGGCCCAGCAGAGGATAGCCTCGCTGGAGGACAAAGTTACCAACCTGAAGGAGGAGCTGCATCACCAGGGAgtgcgggaggagaggagttcagtGGCAGCAGTGAGAGCAGAAAGGGAGTCCCACACCCTCTCTGCCCGTACTGTGGCCCTGCAAGAACAGTTGGTTGCCACAGAGGAAAAAGTTGCTGctgaaaaattaaggaaagatgcacTTCATTTAGAGTTAG AAAGGATGACTGAGAAACTCTTGGGAGTGGAGAACCAGCTGCGAGGAGTTCAAGAAGAGCAGCAGAAGGCAGCAGGGAAATTGCTGGAAGTTACTGAGAAAAACAAGGTGTATGAG AAAGAGAATCATCAATTTAAGAGTGAAAATGAACGCCTTACAACTCTTAACCTGAACTTTGAACAGAAAGGACTTGCAAGAGAAAATGAACGTTTGAAAGCTCAAATTGCTCATCTAGAGTCTGCTTTACAG AGTGACTTGAGTGAGCGTGGATCCTTCCTGGAACACATGACTCGAGATAAAGAAAATTTAGCTCGAgctgaggaagaagtaaaggaactAAAGGAAAAACTTGCCTCTCTTCAAGAGGAACTGGAGAAGACTAAAGTGAAGCTCAATGTTTATGATAAG tcTGGTCTCCTGAAGTTACCTGACAAGGATCCTACACTTCTACCACCAAAAGTGGCTGCTCCTAGTCCAAAG GAATTTGAGAGGCTGAGGGAAGCTCACAGTGAACTTCAGTTACTTTACCGGGAGAAGAGCAGAGAACTGAAACAGCTGTCTGCCACCGTGGCCTCACACTCTAGCACATACCAGGCATTGCAGTCACAG GTGACAAAAGTAACCCAGGAATCTGATGAGAAGGAGAGGCAGCTGAATATGACAGTCAAGAGTCTGGAGGAaacaataagaaggaggaatgaCTGTTGTGATAAGCTGGAAGCTCAGATACTGACTCTCACTAACAGAGGCATTACAGAAAATCTGGAGGAACTGAGTCCCTGCCTAACCCAAACAGTGAGCCTTGGCAAACATGATAATGTGCTGGAGTTTCACATTGATCGGGTGGTGTTTGAGTTACCTGAGTTTTCCCACTTGAAGACCTTTGTGTCATGGACTGTTCCCTTCTCTCTGGAGGATCCTCTGCAGCACACCAATGTTGCTCGTGGTACAGAGGCTCACTACAATTACTCTGCACTTTACAAGTTCCAAATTAATAGAAGGAATTTGATGTCTCTTAAAGAAGATACTGTCACAG TGTCTGTGTACATTCTCCTTGACTCGGGTCATCCAGCCAAGGTGGGAGAGTGTCACTTGACATTTCAGGAGGTGTTGGATCATCCAAGAAACACTTTGCATGGTACACAGCCAGTTGTGTTAGCACATGATGATGCAGAAGAAGCACAGCACCTAACTTTCCTGGCAGATATCATCCCTGGACAG GTGATAGGAAGCATGAGTTACTGGTTTCGGCTGCAACGACCAAGTGAAGGTGCAATCGCCCAGTACTTGCGTACTTCAGGGATGCTCTTAGCCACCAAGAGAGAGAAGCTACTTCCTAAG CAGGAAtctaagacaaaaaaaacaagtacaaCGTCAGTGAAGTTGAAAAGTGCAGCTGATGAGACAGATGAGAATTCTGCAGCAGTACAAATATCCAAGAAGAAAGATCTTCATGAGGAAATCTTACCTGAATCAGAGCAAGAACACCTTCCAGTCTCATCAGGTGAAAGGAGTTCACCAGCAAAGAGAGTGGAGTGTAGTGAAAAGCTTCATGAGAGCACCATAGAACATATTCCTTCTGACAGTGCCTCTCACTCAGAAAATATCCTTCATGGCCATGAGTACATACCTACAGATCCTGTCACACAGCAATTAACACGCTCACGATCAGCCTCTGTCAGCTCAACTGGGACATATAATGTTGGAAGTCCAAAGAAATCCAAGACTTACAGTAATTCAAATACAGATGCtcccaaaaatctaaaaagcatgaaaacaaaGAGAGTTGATTCAGGAGGTTCTTCAGAGGACAGCTCAACTAGAACATATAACGTAGAAGATCCCAAGACATCTAAAGTTTCTGGTAATTCTAATTCTAGTACTCCTTCAAAAATTCATAGGCAGAAAAGTCCAGAGAGAGCAGATTCTAAGAGTTCCTCAGGCTCACATTCTTCAGGAAGAAGCTCCAAGCCTGaagtgtcatcatcatcatctcacaAGAAGTCATCTCCTTCCAGGGTTTCTCACTCTGGAAAGGGAGTGAAGTCTGAAGTACCTGAGGAAAGACCAAACACCTCACAGATGGCTGCACTGCCACTGCAACCATCACCTCAAATG agtgacacagataCCAAAGCACAGCAGCTGCCAGTCAGTCACCAAGACACATCCAGCAGTGATGGCAGCAGACAAGAAGAATCTAAGCACCAGCTCTCCTCCTCAGAATCCAATAATTCCAGTGATTCTGAaggagtagtggcagtggttTCCAAGATGAGTAAAAGTAAA GATAAACATTCAAGGATATATGTTGAAGTGACAAGCATGACATTATGGCCAGACTGTGGAATTCTTCAGGACCCTATGGTGGAATTAATCTTTGTTGACTACCATGGATTCTTGGGCCTCCCACCTGACCAGCTGGAAACACCAGTCTCATTGCCCAAGAATGCCCCAGACAACACCCTGAATTTCAATTTTGGACAAG GTATGCTTATGTTGACCTTCAGCATATAG